The Streptomyces laurentii genome contains a region encoding:
- a CDS encoding integral membrane protein (Protein of unknown function (DUF2637); pfam10935;~identified by MetaGeneAnnotator; putative;~integral membrane protein [Streptomyces pristinaespiralis ATCC25486]) produces MAAMQLTRTHRILIGLVVAGALIIAGIGFAGSYAAVRELALAKGFGTFSYFFPIGIDAGICVLLALDLLLTWLRIPFPLLRQTAWVLTAATIAFNGAAAWPDPLGVGMHAVIPVLFVVAVEAARHAVGRIADITADKHMEGVRLTRWLLSPVPTFRLWRRMKLWELRSYDEVIKLEQDRLIYQARLQARFGRAWRRKAPVEALMPLRLAKYGVPLADTAGAGLAAAGVEPVLLPAAPETSATPELTAAPVAAVAAVAPAAPAAPAPVTQAAPVAQADPAGAMAAMTAGQERLQAPVQGQAPAQAQQVQAQQVQPPVQGPQQPQAPVMMPGQQQADPAQAPQPMPMPVPVGVPLEAGPVPENFQVQEEIQFPERIQGQVQGQVQGQDAAGNPWFPRGMMQKPYQGGYDPAAPEALDQQGRPVQQPEQAFQAPQAAAQAEPGQEAVREPMHEPEPEQQAKSDFIDAVRSTLRTYAEEYDAFPGDELLVELLTERYGPQDPRRIALLGRITPRLREDVERQLKAIATP; encoded by the coding sequence GTGGCCGCGATGCAGCTGACACGCACACACCGGATACTCATCGGCTTGGTCGTCGCGGGTGCGTTGATCATCGCCGGGATCGGTTTCGCCGGGTCGTACGCGGCGGTGCGCGAGCTCGCCCTCGCCAAGGGTTTCGGCACGTTCTCCTACTTCTTCCCCATCGGCATCGACGCGGGCATCTGTGTGCTGCTCGCGCTGGACCTGCTGCTGACGTGGCTCCGGATCCCCTTCCCGCTGCTGCGGCAGACCGCCTGGGTGCTGACGGCGGCGACCATCGCCTTCAACGGCGCCGCGGCCTGGCCCGACCCGCTGGGTGTGGGCATGCACGCGGTGATCCCGGTGCTGTTCGTGGTCGCCGTCGAGGCGGCGCGGCACGCGGTGGGCCGGATCGCGGACATCACGGCCGACAAGCACATGGAGGGCGTGCGACTGACGCGTTGGCTGCTCTCGCCGGTGCCGACGTTCCGGCTGTGGCGGCGGATGAAGCTGTGGGAGCTGCGGTCGTACGACGAGGTCATCAAGCTGGAGCAGGACCGGCTGATCTACCAGGCGCGGCTGCAGGCCCGGTTCGGCCGGGCGTGGCGGCGGAAGGCGCCGGTGGAGGCGCTGATGCCGCTGCGGCTCGCGAAGTACGGTGTCCCGCTGGCGGATACGGCGGGGGCGGGGCTCGCGGCGGCCGGGGTGGAACCGGTGCTGCTGCCGGCGGCTCCCGAGACATCCGCGACTCCCGAGCTGACCGCGGCGCCGGTGGCGGCGGTGGCCGCCGTGGCTCCGGCCGCTCCCGCGGCTCCGGCTCCCGTGACGCAGGCGGCTCCGGTCGCGCAGGCGGATCCCGCGGGGGCCATGGCGGCGATGACGGCGGGTCAGGAGCGGCTCCAGGCCCCGGTTCAGGGCCAGGCCCCGGCTCAGGCTCAGCAGGTCCAAGCACAGCAGGTCCAGCCGCCGGTTCAGGGCCCGCAGCAGCCGCAGGCGCCCGTGATGATGCCGGGTCAGCAGCAGGCCGACCCCGCTCAGGCGCCCCAGCCGATGCCGATGCCGGTCCCGGTGGGGGTTCCCCTGGAGGCGGGCCCGGTGCCCGAGAACTTCCAGGTCCAGGAGGAGATCCAGTTCCCGGAGCGGATCCAGGGTCAGGTCCAGGGCCAGGTCCAGGGTCAGGACGCCGCGGGCAACCCGTGGTTCCCGCGGGGGATGATGCAGAAGCCGTACCAGGGCGGGTACGACCCGGCCGCGCCGGAGGCCCTGGACCAGCAGGGCCGGCCGGTCCAGCAGCCTGAGCAGGCCTTCCAGGCCCCGCAGGCCGCCGCCCAGGCCGAGCCTGGTCAGGAGGCGGTGCGGGAGCCGATGCACGAGCCGGAGCCGGAGCAGCAGGCGAAGAGCGACTTCATCGACGCGGTCCGCTCCACCCTGCGCACCTACGCGGAGGAGTACGACGCGTTCCCCGGCGACGAACTGCTCGTCGAGCTCCTCACGGAGCGGTACGGCCCGCAGGACCCGCGCCGGATCGCGCTCCTCGGCCGGATCACGCCGCGCCTGCGCGAGGACGTCGAGCGGCAGCTCAAGGCGATCGCCACCCCGTAA
- a CDS encoding lysyl-tRNA synthetase (HIGH motif;~KMSKS motif;~identified by MetaGeneAnnotator; putative;~lysyl-tRNA synthetase [Streptomyces cattleya NRRL 8057= DSM46488];~lysyl-tRNA synthetase; Reviewed; PRK00750;~nucleotide binding site [chemical binding];~nucleotidyl transferase superfamily; cl00015), with protein MAQSSTETDWVSRFADEVIAESERRAPGKPVVVASGLSPSGPIHLGNLREVMTPHLVADEIRRRGYEVRHLISWDDYDRYRKVPNGVAGVDPSWAEHIGKPLTSVPAPAGSPHANWAEHFKAAMVESLAELGVEYDPISQTEQYTSGTYREQVLHAMRHRGDIDAILDQYRTKKAPKKQSQKPVDEAELEAAEGSGAAAEDDGSGSGSAYFPYKPYCGQCEKDLTTVTSYDDETTELAYTCSSCGFAETVKLSEFNRGKLVWKVDWPMRWAYEGVIFEPSGVDHSSPGSSFQVGGQIVRIFDGTQPIGPMYAFVGISGMAKMSSSRGGVPTPEDALKIMEPQLLRWLYARRRPNQSFKIAFDQEIQRLYDEWDKLVAKVADGSVLPADAAAYTRAARTAEAELPRTPRPLPYRTLASVADITAGHDEQTLRILTDLDPANPVTTLDEVRPRLDRAENWITTQVPADQRTIVRDEPDADILGSLDDDGRESLRLLLAGLDTHWSLDGLTTLVYGVPKVMAGLDADAKPTPELKVAQRSFFALLYKLLVSRETGPRLPTLLLAVGADRVRKLLGA; from the coding sequence GTGGCTCAGAGCAGCACCGAGACCGACTGGGTCTCCCGTTTCGCCGACGAGGTCATCGCCGAATCGGAGCGACGTGCGCCTGGCAAACCCGTCGTCGTCGCCTCCGGCCTCTCCCCGTCCGGCCCGATCCACCTCGGCAACCTCCGCGAGGTCATGACCCCGCACCTGGTCGCCGACGAGATCCGCCGCCGCGGGTACGAGGTCCGGCACCTCATCTCCTGGGACGACTACGACCGCTACCGCAAGGTGCCGAACGGCGTCGCGGGCGTCGACCCGTCCTGGGCCGAGCACATCGGCAAGCCGCTGACGTCCGTCCCGGCCCCCGCCGGCTCGCCGCACGCCAACTGGGCCGAGCACTTCAAGGCCGCCATGGTCGAGTCGCTCGCCGAGCTGGGCGTCGAGTACGACCCCATCAGCCAGACCGAGCAGTACACCTCGGGCACGTACCGCGAGCAGGTCCTGCACGCGATGCGGCACCGCGGCGACATCGACGCCATCCTCGACCAGTACCGGACGAAGAAGGCCCCGAAGAAGCAGTCGCAGAAGCCGGTCGACGAGGCCGAGCTGGAAGCGGCCGAGGGCTCCGGCGCGGCCGCCGAGGACGACGGCTCGGGCTCCGGCTCCGCTTACTTCCCGTACAAGCCCTACTGCGGGCAGTGCGAGAAGGACCTCACGACCGTCACCTCCTACGACGACGAGACCACCGAGCTGGCCTACACCTGCTCGTCCTGTGGCTTCGCCGAGACCGTCAAGCTCAGCGAGTTCAACCGCGGCAAGCTGGTCTGGAAGGTCGACTGGCCCATGCGCTGGGCCTACGAGGGCGTGATCTTCGAGCCCTCCGGTGTCGACCACTCCTCGCCGGGCTCGTCCTTCCAGGTCGGCGGCCAGATCGTCCGCATCTTCGACGGCACCCAGCCGATCGGCCCCATGTACGCGTTCGTCGGCATCAGCGGCATGGCCAAGATGTCCTCCTCGCGCGGCGGCGTCCCCACCCCCGAGGACGCCCTGAAGATCATGGAGCCGCAGCTCCTGCGCTGGCTGTACGCCCGCCGCCGGCCCAACCAGTCGTTCAAGATCGCCTTCGACCAGGAGATCCAGCGGCTCTACGACGAGTGGGACAAGCTGGTCGCCAAGGTCGCCGACGGCAGCGTGCTGCCGGCCGACGCCGCCGCGTACACGCGCGCCGCCCGCACCGCCGAGGCCGAGCTGCCGCGTACCCCGCGCCCGCTCCCGTACCGCACCCTCGCCTCGGTCGCCGACATCACCGCCGGCCACGACGAGCAGACCCTGCGCATCCTGACCGACCTCGACCCGGCCAACCCCGTCACCACCCTCGACGAGGTCCGGCCGCGTCTCGACCGCGCCGAGAACTGGATCACCACCCAGGTCCCGGCCGACCAGCGCACCATCGTCCGCGACGAGCCCGACGCCGACATCCTCGGCTCCCTCGACGACGACGGCCGCGAGTCGCTGCGCCTGCTCCTCGCCGGCCTCGACACGCACTGGTCGCTCGACGGCCTGACCACCCTGGTCTACGGCGTCCCGAAGGTGATGGCCGGCCTCGACGCCGACGCCAAGCCGACCCCGGAGCTCAAGGTCGCGCAGCGCTCGTTCTTCGCGCTGCTCTACAAGCTCCTCGTCAGCCGCGAGACCGGACCGCGTCTGCCCACCCTGCTCCTCGCGGTGGGCGCGGACCGCGTGCGCAAGCTGCTCGGCGCCTGA
- a CDS encoding hypothetical protein (identified by MetaGeneAnnotator; putative;~sequence version:1) — protein MHRSAPRLSRVLACAAVPVMLVAAGCSSGSDSSTDKGSSPDKAASSAGASAAPSSAAPTKKAVEPAKFAKLPDVCKAVSSKTVEELVPKAKSKKGTAAASSDLNNRGGCAWNGLEDKGTKGSNYRWLDVSLYRYESDATLGSGQERAAGNYTKELAKAQKAEGAKDAKTSEASGVGEKAETVTYKLRKTDEDFQYASVVARTGNVVALVTYNGAGYAGSKTPSDKWIVDGALKAAKEAVAAVEAANK, from the coding sequence ATGCACCGATCAGCTCCGCGCCTGTCCCGTGTCCTCGCCTGCGCCGCCGTCCCGGTGATGCTCGTCGCCGCCGGATGCTCCTCCGGCTCCGACTCCTCCACGGACAAGGGTTCCAGCCCGGACAAGGCCGCGTCCTCGGCCGGCGCCTCCGCCGCCCCGTCGTCGGCGGCGCCGACGAAGAAGGCGGTCGAGCCGGCGAAGTTCGCGAAGCTGCCGGACGTCTGCAAGGCCGTCTCGTCGAAGACGGTCGAGGAGCTGGTGCCGAAGGCGAAGAGCAAGAAGGGCACGGCGGCCGCGTCCAGCGACCTCAACAACCGTGGCGGCTGCGCCTGGAACGGCCTGGAGGACAAGGGCACCAAGGGGTCGAACTACCGCTGGCTCGACGTCTCGCTCTACCGCTACGAGTCGGACGCCACGCTCGGCAGCGGGCAGGAGCGCGCCGCGGGGAACTACACCAAGGAACTCGCCAAGGCCCAGAAGGCGGAGGGCGCGAAGGACGCGAAGACCTCCGAGGCGTCCGGTGTCGGCGAGAAGGCCGAGACGGTGACGTACAAGCTGCGCAAGACCGACGAGGACTTCCAGTACGCGTCGGTGGTGGCGCGGACGGGCAACGTCGTGGCGCTGGTGACGTACAACGGCGCGGGTTACGCGGGTTCGAAGACGCCGTCCGACAAGTGGATCGTGGACGGCGCGCTGAAGGCCGCGAAGGAGGCCGTGGCGGCGGTCGAGGCAGCCAACAAGTAG